One Glycine max cultivar Williams 82 chromosome 6, Glycine_max_v4.0, whole genome shotgun sequence DNA segment encodes these proteins:
- the LOC100817731 gene encoding transcription factor MYB41, whose product MGRAPCCDENGLKKGPWTPEEDLKLTNYIQIHGPGNWRSLPKNAGLRRCGKSCRLRWTNYLRPDIKRGRFSLEEEDVIIQLHSILGNKWSAIAARLPGRTDNEIKNYWNTHIRKRLLRMGIDPVTHTPRLDLLDMSSILRSMLGNPSLLNMQGLLGAQVLMNQGLLKLASTASLLSTINNDENPNLASQNFVHSQVATTPPSLDSTQFQFQMPTNQTNNVEVEGFLGTVTNLSCSSSPSGDDKINLVLQQKNQVDLLGNHDVLVHSLYNAKNQNMGCDSVMRTPVSSPNRLNSSSNYVKSGTEEERESFCSDLFEFEIPESLDFADIFCNVPYTPIN is encoded by the exons ATGGGAAGAGCTCCTTGTTGTGACgagaatggactcaagaagggTCCATGGACACCAGAGGAAGACCTTAAACTCACCAACTACATTCAGATTCATGGACCAGGCAATTGGCGATCCCTCCCTAAAAATGCTG GCCTACGAAGGTGTGGCAAGAGTTGCCGCCTTCGATGGACAAATTACCTGAGACCCGATATAAAGAGAGGAAGATTCTCcttagaagaagaagatgttATCATTCAGTTGCACAGTATCTTGGGAAACAA ATGGTCAGCTATAGCAGCTAGGTTGCCAGGAAGAACTGACAACGAAATAAAGAACTATTGGAACACCCACATTAGGAAGAGGCTACTTCGAATGGGAATTGACCCAGTCACACATACCCCACGCCTTGACCTACTTGACATGTCCTCTATTTTAAGGTCAATGTTGGGTAACCCCTCCCTTTTGAACATGCAAGGCTTATTAGGTGCACAAGTTTTGATGAACCAAGGGTTGTTAAAGCTGGCTTCCACAGCCTCTCTTCTATCAACAATTAACAATGATGAAAACCCAAATTTGGCTTCACAGAATTTTGTACATAGCCAAGTTGCTACCACCCCACCATCATTAGACTCAACTCAGTTTCAATTTCAAATGCCAACTAATCAGACAAACAATGTGGAAGTGGAAGGATTCTTGGGCACCGTGACGAACTTGAGCTGTTCAAGTTCTCCTTCGGGTGATGATAAGATTAACCTTGTTTTGCAACAAAAAAACCAAGTTGATTTGTTAGGGAACCATGATGTTTTGGTGCACTCTCTTTACAATGCAAAAAACCAAAATATGGGGTGTGATTCAGTTATGCGTACGCCTGTGTCAAGTCCAAACCGGTTGAACTCATCATCCAACTATGTGAAAAGTGGCACGGAGGAAGAGAGGGAGAGCTTTTGCAGTGACTTGTTCGAGTTTGAAATTCCAGAGAGTTTGGACTTTGCTGATATTTTTTGCAATGTCCCATATACACCAATAAATTGA
- the LOC100818802 gene encoding uncharacterized GPI-anchored protein At4g28100, whose protein sequence is MQSFPSTLACFTFSTSLVLVLLLFLLPFSRAGLLSEPVSDPNQPLEPGSNTVPAFPVQTQALTCRLDLSDELFGGVKDACGKDLDRSRCCPVLAAWLFAAHARTALDVSAAPPPSSGDLPMMPDDSQKCVNSLQDSLLSRNIRIPQSNATCDAILCFCGIRLHQITSLTCNAAFNVSLSHRNATPTAAVRNLENNCRNSSYAGCTKCLGALQKVKGYKNETKGSDRVKKMFNRDCQLMGLTWLLAKNKTAYIPTVSAVLRAMMYSAHPHESKCSPDQENMPLAVDSLQFESGHAPSRPSKFCVTILPLLVLLFSAFVV, encoded by the exons ATGCAATCATTCCCCTCCACTCTCGCATGCTTTACTTTTTCAACGTCACTAGTACTAGTACTACTCTTATTTCTACTACCTTTTTCTCGGGCCGGTTTACTCTCCGAACCGGTAAGCGACCCCAACCAGCCACTCGAACCGGGCTCCAACACGGTCCCTGCCTTCCCCGTCCAGACCCAGGCCCTCACCTGCCGCCTCGACCTCTCCGACGAGCTATTCGGCGGAGTCAAGGACGCCTGCGGCAAAGACCTCGACCGGAGCCGCTGCTGCCCCGTCCTCGCCGCCTGGCTCTTCGCCGCCCACGCCCGCACCGCCCTCGACGTCTCCGCCGCCCCGCCTCCATCCTCCGGCGACCTTCCGATGATGCCCGACGACTCACAAAAATGCGTCAACTCGCTCCAGGACTCGCTTCTCTCCCGCAACATACGAATCCCTCAGTCCAACGCCACGTGCGACGCCATTCTCTGCTTCTGCGGCATCAGGCTCCACCAAATCACGTCGCTGACTTGCAACGCTGCGTTTAACGTCTCGCTTTCTCACAGAAACGCCACTCCAACCGCCGCGGTTCGCAACCTGGAGAATAATTGTCGTAACTCCTCTTACGCTGGTTGCACTAAATGCCTCGGTGCCCTACAAAAG GTGAAGGGGTATAAAAATGAGACGAAGGGAAGTGATAGAGTGAAGAAAATGTTCAACCGGGACTGTCAATTGATGGGGTTAACGTGGCTTCTTGCAAAGAACAAAACGGCGTACATACCCACCGTTTCGGCGGTGCTGCGTGCGATGATGTACAGTGCGCACCCTCACGAGTCCAAGTGTAGTCCCGACCAGGAGAACATGCCGCTGGCCGTTGATTCGCTTCAGTTCGAGAGCGGCCACGCGCCATCGCGGCCGTCCAAGTTTTGCGTGACGATTTTGCCCCTCTTGGTTCTCTTATTTTCCGCTTTTGTTGTGTAG